Proteins from a single region of Candidatus Falkowbacteria bacterium:
- a CDS encoding glycosyltransferase, whose translation MIKISYIIGRLAYGGAERLLLDICRKIDKTKFEVEVLVLQSDNPLAEQFEHAGVQIKYFNKVKKFDWKIIKKVADYLQKSKPDIVHTNLFAADFWGGRAAIQAKVKHIISTKHDILSEGFWRDRLGLKARRKFNKVVAISKATRDYLVAEEGIDIQNIEVIYNGIDVSKFYIENPGLFKTEDITIGSVGRLSKEKGHKHLIRACRFLKNKNWKLILVGDGPLRRELTALAKSLGIEDRVQFVGEVEDVRPHLNKFDVFVLPSVSEGLSLVILEAAAAGRVVVATEVGGVPEIIKHKQNGLLFKPKNIEQLVQRLNWVDEHRDLVSKMAKSLQQFVVDQFDVNKTIKQYQKLYEDIVDK comes from the coding sequence ATGATTAAAATTAGTTACATAATCGGTCGTTTGGCGTATGGTGGGGCAGAGCGGTTATTATTGGATATCTGTCGTAAAATTGACAAGACCAAATTTGAGGTCGAGGTTTTAGTTTTGCAATCAGACAATCCTCTAGCTGAACAATTTGAGCATGCAGGTGTACAAATTAAATATTTTAACAAGGTTAAAAAATTTGACTGGAAGATAATCAAAAAAGTAGCTGACTATTTGCAAAAAAGTAAGCCTGACATTGTGCATACTAATCTTTTTGCAGCTGATTTTTGGGGTGGACGAGCTGCTATTCAGGCGAAAGTAAAGCATATAATTAGTACCAAGCATGATATTTTGAGCGAGGGTTTTTGGCGAGATCGCTTAGGCCTTAAGGCTCGGCGTAAGTTTAACAAGGTAGTTGCTATCTCAAAGGCAACTAGAGACTATTTAGTCGCGGAAGAAGGTATTGATATCCAGAATATTGAAGTAATTTATAATGGAATTGATGTTAGTAAATTTTATATTGAAAATCCAGGCTTATTTAAAACTGAAGACATAACTATTGGATCAGTTGGTAGATTGAGTAAAGAAAAAGGACATAAACATTTGATTAGAGCTTGTAGGTTTTTGAAGAATAAAAATTGGAAATTAATTCTAGTGGGCGATGGGCCATTGCGTCGCGAGTTAACGGCCTTAGCTAAATCTTTAGGAATTGAAGACCGGGTCCAATTTGTTGGAGAAGTTGAGGACGTTCGACCGCATTTGAATAAGTTTGATGTGTTTGTATTACCTTCAGTAAGTGAGGGGTTAAGTCTAGTAATATTGGAGGCGGCAGCAGCAGGGCGCGTGGTTGTGGCTACTGAAGTTGGAGGCGTGCCAGAGATTATCAAACACAAGCAAAATGGTTTACTTTTCAAACCAAAAAACATTGAACAGTTGGTTCAAAGATTGAATTGGGTTGACGAACATAGAGATTTAGTTAGTAAAATGGCCAAGTCACTTCAGCAGTTTGTAGTTGATCAGTTTGATGTTAATAAAACAATTAAGCAATACCAAAAACTTTATGAAGATATTGTTGATAAATAA
- a CDS encoding glycosyltransferase — protein sequence MKILLINKFYWQKGGSERVFLHTKKLLEQNGHQVVCFSMEDEKNNLPSSYSKYFVPYTNFQSKNSWFGKALRFIYYPLAAKNLEKLIQLEKPDIAHLHNISHQLTPSILKPLKKHQIPVVQTLHDYQLICPNYRLFTKGKVCEKCKKHKYYQCSLNKCVQNSFWSSSLAGLELFLQWIFRFYKEKVDLFISPSQFLKDKVREWGIKQPINVINNFINIENFEPNYQNQDYVVCVSRLSKEKGVMTLLKAIRKLPDIKLKLIGDGQLRKEVEKYIVKKQIKNVEYLGPKYDKELFDLIKNSKFFIIPSEWYENYPMLVIEAMALGKPVLASRLGGLQEMIEENKTGWFYEPFSIKDLRSKIKQHYNESDTIEHMGSLARETVEHKNCTKRHYQLLMQAYNQVLSKENVVKLG from the coding sequence ATGAAGATATTGTTGATAAATAAATTCTATTGGCAAAAGGGTGGTAGTGAGAGAGTATTTTTACATACTAAAAAATTACTTGAGCAAAATGGGCATCAAGTAGTTTGTTTTTCAATGGAAGATGAAAAAAATAATTTGCCATCATCGTATTCTAAGTACTTTGTTCCGTACACTAATTTCCAATCTAAAAATAGCTGGTTTGGTAAAGCATTAAGATTCATTTATTATCCATTGGCCGCAAAAAATTTAGAAAAACTAATTCAGTTGGAAAAGCCTGATATTGCTCATTTACATAACATCTCACACCAGTTAACTCCATCTATTCTTAAACCATTAAAAAAACACCAGATTCCAGTTGTGCAAACTTTGCATGATTATCAACTCATTTGTCCCAATTATCGTTTGTTTACCAAGGGTAAAGTTTGTGAAAAGTGTAAAAAACATAAATATTATCAATGCTCATTGAACAAGTGTGTCCAGAATTCATTTTGGTCTAGTTCTTTGGCTGGTTTGGAACTTTTTCTTCAATGGATTTTTAGATTTTATAAAGAGAAGGTAGATTTATTTATTTCACCAAGTCAGTTTTTAAAAGATAAAGTTCGTGAATGGGGAATTAAACAACCGATTAATGTGATCAACAATTTCATTAATATTGAAAATTTTGAACCTAATTACCAGAACCAGGACTATGTTGTTTGTGTAAGTCGTCTGAGTAAAGAAAAGGGTGTTATGACGCTATTGAAAGCAATTCGTAAGTTGCCAGATATTAAATTGAAATTAATCGGAGATGGTCAATTGCGAAAGGAGGTTGAAAAATATATTGTAAAAAAACAAATAAAAAATGTTGAATATTTGGGTCCTAAGTATGACAAAGAACTTTTCGATTTGATTAAGAATTCTAAATTCTTCATCATTCCTTCGGAGTGGTATGAAAATTATCCGATGTTAGTTATTGAAGCTATGGCACTGGGTAAACCGGTTTTGGCATCCAGGCTGGGTGGACTGCAAGAAATGATTGAGGAAAATAAAACTGGCTGGTTTTATGAGCCATTTAGTATCAAGGACTTGAGAAGTAAAATAAAGCAACATTATAATGAGAGTGACACCATTGAACACATGGGTTCACTTGCTCGAGAAACTGTTGAACACAAAAATTGTACAAAACGACATTATCAACTGTTAATGCAAGCTTATAACCAAGTTCTGTCTAAAGAAAATGTGGTAAAACTAGGTTAA
- a CDS encoding class I SAM-dependent methyltransferase, whose amino-acid sequence MSQSLYKNFLSVGFEQLNAKADQHIIKLYKYNYNKYLPKNKQAKILDIGCGMGQFLQFLAGQGYDNYLGVDISPESVKYCQDKGIEKVRLIEDLVDYLIACPLFDLIVLNDVIEHIPKSEIIPTMNRIYQKLNPGGSIIIKTGNMASLAGLRIRYNDFTHEAGFTEYSLSQVLKFCKFRGIIINPYLFPKNSPTRMIRFLGQKLVHAWWKLIYFLEFTDPPKIVDELIFAVSRK is encoded by the coding sequence ATGTCCCAAAGTTTATATAAAAATTTTTTATCAGTAGGGTTTGAACAGCTTAACGCCAAGGCGGATCAGCATATCATTAAGTTGTATAAATACAATTACAATAAGTATTTGCCTAAAAATAAGCAGGCTAAGATTTTGGACATTGGTTGTGGTATGGGACAGTTTTTACAGTTTTTAGCTGGTCAAGGTTATGATAATTATTTAGGGGTTGATATTTCACCAGAAAGCGTAAAGTATTGTCAGGATAAAGGTATTGAGAAAGTAAGACTAATTGAGGACCTTGTTGATTATTTAATTGCTTGTCCGCTTTTTGATTTAATTGTGCTTAATGATGTTATCGAACATATCCCTAAGTCTGAAATTATTCCTACAATGAACAGGATTTACCAGAAATTAAACCCTGGTGGTAGTATCATCATTAAAACTGGCAATATGGCTTCTTTGGCTGGTCTGCGCATTCGATATAATGATTTTACTCATGAGGCAGGCTTTACTGAATATAGTTTAAGTCAGGTATTGAAATTTTGTAAATTTAGAGGTATAATAATAAATCCTTATTTATTTCCTAAAAATAGTCCAACTCGGATGATTAGATTTTTAGGGCAGAAATTAGTTCATGCTTGGTGGAAGTTAATTTATTTCCTGGAGTTTACTGATCCACCTAAAATTGTTGACGAGTTGATTTTTGCAGTGTCTAGAAAGTAA
- a CDS encoding radical SAM protein yields the protein MKKTKKIKMPVDAVVAVTYRCNSRCVMCNIWQIKDFPEVSPDVYLKLPNSLRDVNISGGEPFLRKDLPEIVRKIGWACPKAKINISTNGFLVDTIKKVLPEIKKIDPDISISISVDGIGQMHEKIRRVPNAWNKVLETIRFCRDELEIKNIKFAFTLTDMNFQQLYQAYDWSKRLRVQFTMAVAHSSDIYFGKENVIDVDVGFLEKEFSKVIKKLLKSFRPKDWARAYFVDGLLKIVKGERRPLESFAGEDFFYLDPNGDVYPSVIDNIIMGNLEDCQEFEKLWFSRQAKKARVDIQGFESNYWMVCTARAAIKRNPIKVANWIFKNKLPLDWWRK from the coding sequence ATGAAAAAAACAAAAAAAATTAAAATGCCCGTCGATGCCGTCGTTGCTGTAACATATCGTTGTAATTCACGCTGTGTTATGTGTAACATTTGGCAAATAAAAGATTTTCCCGAGGTTTCTCCTGATGTTTATCTTAAATTACCAAACAGCTTGAGAGATGTTAATATTAGTGGAGGTGAACCATTTTTAAGAAAAGATTTACCTGAAATCGTACGCAAAATCGGATGGGCTTGTCCAAAGGCGAAAATAAATATTTCCACCAATGGTTTTTTAGTAGACACTATTAAGAAAGTATTACCGGAAATTAAAAAGATTGATCCTGATATTTCTATTTCAATTTCAGTCGATGGGATTGGACAAATGCATGAAAAAATCAGAAGAGTCCCAAATGCTTGGAATAAAGTTCTGGAGACTATTCGTTTTTGTCGAGATGAGTTGGAGATAAAGAATATTAAATTTGCCTTTACTTTAACGGATATGAATTTTCAACAGTTGTATCAAGCTTATGATTGGAGCAAGCGTTTGAGAGTTCAGTTCACGATGGCGGTTGCTCATTCCTCAGATATATACTTTGGTAAAGAAAATGTTATAGATGTTGATGTTGGTTTTCTAGAAAAAGAGTTTAGTAAAGTTATCAAGAAGTTATTGAAATCGTTCCGACCCAAAGATTGGGCCCGAGCTTATTTTGTTGATGGGCTACTTAAAATAGTAAAAGGTGAAAGACGACCACTAGAATCATTTGCAGGTGAAGATTTTTTCTATTTAGATCCTAATGGAGATGTTTATCCGTCAGTGATTGATAATATTATAATGGGGAATCTGGAAGATTGTCAGGAATTCGAAAAACTGTGGTTTAGCCGTCAGGCGAAAAAAGCCAGGGTGGATATACAAGGGTTTGAGAGTAATTATTGGATGGTTTGTACGGCGCGAGCGGCTATTAAGCGGAATCCGATAAAAGTCGCTAATTGGATATTTAAAAACAAATTACCACTTGATTGGTGGAGAAAATAA
- a CDS encoding O-antigen ligase family protein → MSQFIKNFFTKKEVDHTLKLYLWVVVFVVGFSLMAISFIQPTYILLVDLLVIIMVVLVEYPRLGLYGMILFYPFLNWQLVRGSINVPYVDILASLTLLALIIRHAIRFFYSDKQDNKKTRYELPGLLMALVFFAVCALSVLNNQELVPAFKYLLRPIVFFYLMFVLIPSNLINSKQIFKTALHLFLISGLFVAISGFLSVILSQGPSWFVYRAVPFSFAGFNPIGGNHNAIAEILIVIIPLTLILYLLSTKIKQRGWYVLAILFMTLVLLLTFSRSGWLVLLVELLILYIMRYKYKFNRYVIVAIIFLLVLVPVLTYFTAWHQVDWIKSSNSNRLLLTSLSFSHFLDHPIIGNGLNTFQSLVGRTFIYTVEFGDPLESHGFVQKLLTETGILGFLSFVGLLIYLGSKYLKGYAKAKFLTNKRIITCLMMVFVGLVLFELFSTSYFVANMWLPIGVGLAGVKLYSE, encoded by the coding sequence ATGTCCCAATTTATAAAAAATTTTTTTACTAAAAAAGAAGTTGATCATACGCTGAAGTTGTATTTATGGGTAGTTGTTTTTGTGGTGGGGTTTAGTCTAATGGCAATTAGTTTTATTCAACCAACGTATATTTTGCTGGTTGATTTATTGGTAATTATAATGGTGGTTCTGGTGGAATATCCTCGCCTGGGTTTGTATGGTATGATTTTGTTTTATCCTTTTCTAAATTGGCAATTGGTGAGGGGAAGTATTAATGTTCCTTATGTAGATATCTTGGCCTCATTAACTTTACTTGCATTAATAATTCGTCATGCAATTAGATTTTTTTATTCAGATAAGCAAGATAATAAAAAGACAAGGTATGAGCTTCCAGGATTGTTGATGGCTTTGGTCTTTTTTGCAGTCTGTGCTTTGTCGGTATTGAATAACCAAGAATTGGTACCAGCATTTAAATATTTACTACGACCAATTGTATTTTTCTATCTGATGTTTGTGTTGATACCTTCTAATTTAATTAATTCCAAACAAATATTCAAAACGGCCTTGCATCTTTTCTTGATAAGTGGGTTGTTTGTGGCAATTTCTGGTTTTTTATCAGTAATTTTATCGCAAGGGCCATCATGGTTTGTTTATAGAGCTGTACCTTTTAGTTTTGCTGGTTTCAACCCCATCGGAGGAAATCATAATGCCATTGCTGAAATTTTAATTGTGATCATTCCGTTAACATTGATTTTGTATTTATTGTCTACCAAAATTAAGCAACGGGGTTGGTATGTGTTGGCGATTTTATTTATGACATTAGTATTGTTGTTAACTTTTTCTAGATCTGGTTGGTTAGTTTTGTTAGTTGAACTACTGATTTTGTATATAATGAGGTATAAATACAAGTTTAATCGCTATGTAATTGTCGCTATAATATTTTTGTTAGTTTTAGTGCCCGTACTGACTTACTTTACCGCTTGGCACCAGGTTGATTGGATTAAAAGTTCGAATTCTAATAGATTGTTGTTAACCAGTCTTTCATTTTCTCATTTTTTGGATCATCCAATTATTGGTAATGGCCTGAATACTTTTCAGTCTTTGGTAGGTCGAACTTTTATTTACACAGTGGAATTTGGTGATCCCTTGGAGTCTCATGGTTTCGTACAAAAACTTTTGACAGAAACGGGCATTCTCGGTTTTCTTTCATTTGTTGGTTTGTTAATTTACTTGGGTAGTAAATATTTGAAAGGTTACGCAAAAGCCAAATTTTTAACTAATAAAAGAATTATAACTTGTTTAATGATGGTTTTTGTCGGATTAGTTCTTTTCGAACTGTTCTCAACCTCATATTTTGTTGCCAACATGTGGTTGCCAATTGGTGTTGGTTTGGCAGGAGTTAAATTATATAGCGAATAA